The DNA region TCGCGTACCCGTACCAGTCCGGTCCGAACTCCCCATTGAGCCCACCCGCCAACGCCAATGGGTCCAACTCCAAGTACCGCCCCACCCCCGGCAGATACCACCTATTCCAGTTGTAGTACGGCCCCTGCATCCCGCCGATGCCCGCCGCCGCGAACAGCCGCTCGTCGTACTGCCCGGGGAACCGCAGGTTCGTCACGACCACCCTCCCGCTCGCGCTGTCCGCTTCGACCTGCTCCGTGCCCTCGCCGCTCGGGAGAACGTTCGACTTCCAGACGACCTGTCCGCTCGCGCTCGTCAGCGCTCGCGGGCGATTCAGGTGGTCCACGTGGAAGAAGTACGGCGCGCCTTCGTTCGGCGTCGGGCCTGGGTACTCCACCTGCACGAGCGGGGCGCCCTCGAGGAACACGTAGTCGCGCGCCGGCGCCCACGCATCACCGGAGACGACCACCTCCGAGCTGGGATTGCCCTCGAGATCGAACGTGAAGTACGTCCAGCGCCCGTCCGCGTCCCGCCGGCTCACGCGGCGCCCATGCGCGTCGTAGGTGAACTGCGCGATCACCTCCCGGACGTCCGCTTCGCTCCTGCATGCGAGGACGTCCGGCCCCCCCGTCGCGGGAGCGGCGAGGCCCGCGAGCACGAGCCGCCCCAGCGCGTCATGCACGAGGCAGAGGGTCGAGGTGAGCGCTGCGCCCGCATCGTCGTAGTGCGAGATCGCGCTGACGTTGCTCTGGTCGTCGTAAGCGAAGGCGAGGCCGACCTCGTCGTAGACGTACGACGTCGTCTGGCTTCCATCGGCGATGGAAGTGAGGCGACCGAGCGCACCGGCGTCCTCGTCGTATCGCATCACGTACGACACCGCCGGCGCGCCCGCCGAGCTCGTCGCGTCGACGTTCGTGAGCCGGTCGAGACCGTCGTACCGGTACACGGTCGAGGTGGTTCCCCAGGCGCGGGCGATGACATTTCCGCGGGCGTCGTATCGAGCGACCTCGTTCACCTCGACCGAGACGTCGGCCGCCGCCGCAGACGTGAAGCCCGGTTGCGGCGAGCCGGGCGGCCGACGGCGCATCCTTCGTCGCGCTCCACACGGCGCGGACCGCCGCACGCAGGTGCGCCGCGATGATCCCGCCCCGCGCGCCGGCCCCGACGACGAGGATCCTGGCGGACACCGTCACCTCCCCAATCCGGCGCCGCGGGCGCAGCGCGACGCCACGTCCGGGCGGCGCGCCGGCCCCTCGCTAGAACCCGTGCACGAACAGCCCCGAGCGCAGCTTCGGCTCGAACCAGGTGCTCTTCGGCGGCATGAGCTTGCCGGCGTCGGAGACGGCGATGAGCTGCTCGATGCGCGTGGGGAACAGGTGCAGCGCGAGCGACCAGCCCTCCTCGTTCACCCGGCGCTCCAGCTCCTGGTGGCCGCGGATGCCGCCCACGAAGTCCACGTCCTTCGACGTCCGGGGATCGCGGATGCCGAACAGCGGCTCGAGGAGCTGGTCCTGCGCGATGGAGCAGTCGAGCGCCTTCACCGGATCCGACGCGTCGAAGCTGCCCTTGCGGACGTGGGCGTGCCACCAGCGGCCGCCGAGGTACACGCCGAACGCGAGCGGGTGATCGGGGCGCGCGTCCTTCGCGGGCTCGAGGTCGAGCACCTGGCGCAGCGCCTCGAGCAGCGCGTCGGGCGAGCGGCGCTGCGGATCGCGCACCAGCCGGTTGTAGGCGAGGATCTGCATCTGGTCGTGCGGGAACACCACCGCGAGGAACGCGCCGTGCTCGCCGGGCTGGCCGCGGCGCGCGGCGTGGACGCGGGAGGCGGCGGCGGAGCGGTGGTGGCCGTCCGCCACGTAGAGCGCGGGGACGCCGCGGAACAGCTGCTCGATGCGCGCGCCGAGCGCGGGCGGGACCACCCAGAGCTGGTGGGCGACGCCGTCGGGCGTGACGAGGTCGTACTCGGGCGCGGCGCGCTTCACCTCCTCGATCGCCGTGTCGATGTCGGGCACCGCGCGGTAGGTGAGGAACACCGGCTCGTCGTGCGCCGAGAGCGTGTCGATGTGGCGGACGCGGTCGTCCTCCTTGTCCGCGCGCGTCTTCTCGTGCTTCTTGATGACGTCGCGGTCGTACTCGTCCACCGACGCGCACGCCACCAGGCCGGTCTGCCGGTGCTCGCCCATGCGCTGCGCGTACACGTACAAGCGCGGCTCGGGGTCGGCGCGCAGCACGCCGCGGCGCACCAGCTCGTCCAGGTTCTCGCGCCCCTTCGCGTAGACCGGGTCGGAGTGCTCGTCCACGCCCTCGGGCAGGTCGATCTCCGGCCGCGAGACGCGCAGGAAGCTGTCGGCGTTCCCGGCGGCGAGCGCGCGCGCCTCCTTCGTGGAGACGACGTCGTACGGCGGGGAGGCGACCTGGGCGGCGAGGGCGGCGGGCGGGCGCAGGGCGCGGAACGGGCTGAGCGTGGCCATCGATCCTCCGGGCGGCGCGGCGGCCGCCGGCGAGTGGAAGGGGGTCCGGCGCGCGGGGGCGCCGGCGGGCCACTCGTCTTAACAGGGGCGCCCGCTCAGCCCCACAGCTTCTCGTCGCGGTGCTTCAGCACGTGGCCGCAGACGGCGCAGACCCGGACCGCGCCGCCCACCCCGGCCGAGCGGCCGTCGGCGTACGTGTGATCGCAGTCCTCGAGCAGCCGGGCCTCGTCGGCGCGGAGCGCGGCGAGCGCCGCCTCGTGCTTCGCGATCTCCACCCGCAGCTCCGTACGGCGGGCCAGCCTTTCGGACTGTGTCACGCACGCCCTCCCCGGTTCGTTCCTGGTATCCGCCGAGTGTATCGGGGAAGTTCGCGCCGCGCGCGCTGGCGACCGCCAACCTCCCGGATCGCGCGCGCTCCGAGGCGCCGGTCCTGCCGGGCCGGGTGCGCAAGGATTGCACCGGTCGGGCGGCCGCCGCGTCCCTTGCGCGTGGGACACCGCGGGCGCGCACCTTGTCCCACCCATTCGCGTCAGGAGTTCCCGCGGGGTTAGCGCTGGGTACGCGTCTCCGGCCCTTTCCGGCACGTCCGTTGCTCGACTGGCACCCCCAAACGTGGCGCCACGGCCGCCGCCCGCCCACGATCCGGTGCTCCAGCGCCGGGCCGCTCGCGGGCCGCCGCCCGGAGACGAACCATGGCCTCGACCCATCGCGCGGTGCTCGCAGCGCTCGCCCTCCTCACCTCCACCGCCGCCTGCGACCGGGCTCGCCCGACGCTCGGGGACGCCGGCGCCGACGCGGGCGGCGGCGACTGCACCACCTGCCACGGCGACGCGGCCCGCTCCGAGGGGAACGCGCTGCTCCAGGCGGCCCCGCCGCTCGACGCGCACGGCAGCGCCAGCGGGCCGGCGGTCGGCGCCCACCAGGTCCACCTGCACGCGACCGCGGTGTCCGGGCCCATCGCCTGCGCCGAGTGCCACGCCGTGCCCACGCAGCGGCTCCACTCGAACGGCCAGGTGGACCTCGCGTTCGGCGCGCTCGCCCGCGCGAGCGGCGCGTCGCCGGCGTTCGCCGGCGGAAGCTGCTCCGGCGTGTACTGCCACGGCGCGACGCTCTCGGGCGGGAGCCTCACCGCGCCGGCCTGGGGCGGCGCCGGCCCGCTCGGCTGCGGGAGCTGCCACGGCGCACCCCCGCCGTCGCACGCCGCCGGCGCGACCGCCTGCGCCAGCTGCCACCCCGGCACGGTCAACACCGACGGCACGCTGAACCTCGCCGGCGGCCTGCACCTCAACGGCGTCGTGGACGTGAACCGCGCACACGCCGACGGCTGGTCGGACCCGGCGCAGCACGGGCGCGCCGCGAAGCGCGACCTCGCGAGCTGCACCGCGTGCCACGGCGCCGACTACGCCGGCGGGACCTCCGGCGTCTCCTGCAACGGCTGCCACGGCGGCACCGCCTGGCAGTCGAACTGCACCTTCTGCCACGGCACCAAGGTCGCCGCGTACACCGCCGCGGACCTGCCCAGCGCCGCGCCGCCGCTCGGCACGCAGGGCGAGACGGCCACCACCGATCGCGCCGTCGGCGCGCACCGGGCGCACCTCGACGGCGGGGCGATCGCCGGCGCGGTGGCGTGCGCCGAGTGCCACGCCGTGCCCGCCGACCTCGGCCACCTCGACGGCGCCGCGCAGGTGGTCTTCGGCGCCGCCGCCGGCCGCGACGGCGCCGCGCCGGCGTGGAGCGGGACGACCTGCGCGTCCACCTACTGCCACGGCTCCATCGCAGGTGCCGCCGCGCCGGCGCCGGTGTGGACCTCGACGGCCGGGACCACCTGCGCGTCCTGCCACCTGCCGCAGAACGGCTCCGGAACGTCCGCTTACTCCGGGCGTCACTACCTGCACGTCTCCAGCCGCGGGATCTCCTGCGCGACCTGCCACGGGACCGGGTACACTGCGAGCGCCGTCGCCCCGGCCACGCACGTGGACGGGGCGCGGCAGCTGCAGCCCATCGTCGGCTGGAACGCGGCCTCCCGGAGCTGTGCGCCGGGGTGCCACGGCGGCGAGACCTGGTAGCGGACCGTCGGTCGGCTGCCGGAACGCGCCGCGCCCGGGGGCACACGTCACGCGATCCGCGCCTCCTGCGGTCGGGTGACGCGTCCCTTGCGCACGGTCAAGCCACCGGCCCGCCGACGAGGGCATTCTGGCCCCGCGCGCCGGCCCATCCGGGCCCGGCGACGGACCGAGGACCCTCCCGAATGCGCTCCGCTCGAATCACCCCGCTCGTCCTTACCCTCGCCCTGCTCGCCGCCTGCTCGGCCCGCAAGGTGGAGGAGGCCGCCGAGGCGGGCTCCACCTGCACGCGCTGCCACGGCGGCGTGGACAACCTCACCGGCGCTCCCCCGCGCGACGCCCACGGCAGCCTGACCGGCCCGAAGGTCGGCGCGCACACCGCGCACCTCGGCGCCGGCGTCGCCTGCGAGACGTGCCACAAGGTGCCGTCCTCGGTGGACGATCCCGACCACATCGGCCCCGACACCATCAAGGTCCGGTTCGGCCAGGCCGCGAAGCTCGGCGGCGCGAGCCCGACGTACGCCGCCGGCACCGGCACGCTCGGCGGCACCTGCTCGAGCACGTACTGCCACGGCAGCACGCTGTTCGCGGGCGGCACCACCCCGAACCCGTCCTGGAACCAGCCGAAGCCCAGCGCGGCGGAGCGCTGCCAGGCCTGCCACGGCAACCCGCCGCCCAGCCACAGCGCGCTCGCGACGAACTGCTTCCAGTGCCACTCCGACTCGGTGGACGCGAACCAGCAGGTCAAGCCCGGCGGCAAGCACGTGGACGGCCACGTGGACATCGTGGCGCTGACCGCGTGCGCCGGCTGCCACGGCGACCCGAGCCGCACGCAGGACTCGCCGCTCGTCCGCGCCGCGCCGCCGGTGGACACGCAGGGCAACGTCACCGGCGCGCGCGTCGGCGCGCACCTCGCCCACCTGCGCGACGGCCCGCTCGCCAAGGCGTTCGCGTGCAGCCAGTGCCACGTCGTCCCGACCGACTCGGCGCACGCCTCGAACGGCGCGCCGGTGGTCACCTTCGGCCCGCTCGCGTCGCTGAACGCGACCCCGAGCTACGCGAACGGCACCTGCAGCGGCGTCTACTGCCACGGCGGCGGCACCACGCCCATCGGCGGCGGCGGCCTGAACGTCGCCCCGACCTGGACGCAGGGGAGCGCCGGCGCGACGTGCGGGAGCTGCCACGCGCTCGTCCCGCCCTCGCCGCACCCGTCGGTCGATCGGAACGGCGCGCCGCTCGGCTCGCTGCCGCAGTGCTCGCAGTGCCACCCCGGCACCGTGAACCCGGACGGCTCGATGTTCGTCGCGAACGGCCTGCACGTGAACGGCGTGGTGGACCAGAACGTCCACCCGGCCGGCTGGCTCGCCCCCGCGGGCGCGCAGCAGCCCCACGGGCTGGCGGCGAACTTCCACGACGCGGCGTACCCGCGCGGCCTCGACGACTGCCGGAGCTGCCACGGCGCCGACCTGAACGGCGGCCCCGGCGCCGGCGTGTCGTGCAACGCCTGCCACGCGGCGAACGGCCAGGAGGCCTGGCAGACGAGCTGCACGTTCTGCCACGGCGAGCCGAACCGCGCCCAGTTCGCGGCGGCGCCGCCGGTGGACACGCAGGGCCACGTGGCGCCGTCGGAGCGCGGCGTCGGCGCGCACCAGACGCACCTGTTCGGCAAGCAGCCCACCGGCGCCATCAGCAACGGCGTCGCCTGCGGCGCCTGCCACGACGGGCAGCCGTACGCCGACCTCGCGCACGTGAACGGCACCGTCGCGGTGGCGCTCAAGACCCCGGGCGGCGCGGCCGCCGGCACGTTCGACGCCGGCGCCGGCACCTGCGCGTCCACGTACTGCCACGGCGGGTTCCGCGGCGGGAAGGCGGCCACCCCGGCCTGGATCGCGACCTCGGTGGACTGCGGCAGCTGCCACGCGTCGCAGACCGGCACCGACTTCAGCGACGCGCACGCGACGCACGTCGGCGCGTTCAAGCTGTCCTGCGGCGTCTGCCACTCCGCCGCGTACGCGCCCGGCGCCACGCCGCCCGCCGCGGACAAGGCGCTGCACGTGAACGGGCTGGTGGACGTGGCGGCCGCGGTCAACTACGACCGGACCACGCACGGCTGCGCCGTCGCCTGCCACGGCCCGGACCGCGCCTGGTACTGATCCACCACGACGTACCGTGAAGGTCCCGAGGCCGGGGGGTCCGCCCCCCGGCCTCGGCGTTTCGGCCCTTTTCCTTGCGCCCGCGCCCCGCACCTGTCAGGTTCCGGGCGCTGCGGGCCCCTGCCCGGCCTGCCCGGAGGCCCCCTTCCCATGCGCCGCGAGCACAGCGATCAGCGGATCGCGCTCTTCATCGACTTCGAGAACCTCGTCACCCGCACCGGCCTCTCGGCCGAGACGTTCGACCTCCAGCCAGCGCTCGACACGCTGCTCGAGAAGGGCAAGGTGGTCTTCCGCCGGGCCTACGCCGACTGGACGCGCTTCTCCGCCGCCACCCCGCGCCTGCACGAGAAGGGCGTCGAGCTGGTGGACGTGCCGCCCTCGACCCGCGCCGGGAAGAACGGCGCCGACATGCGCCTCGTCATCGACGCGCTCGAGCTCGCCTACCTGCGCGAGCACATCGACACGTTCGTGATCGCGTCGGGCGACTCCGACTTCTGCCCCCTCGCCTACAAGCTGCGCGAGAACGACCGGACCGTCATCGGCATGGCCGTGCGGGAGGCGACCAGCCCCCTGTTCGTGAAGGCCTGCGACGAGTTCATCTACCTGCGCCCCGGCAGCCGCCGCCGCGCCGAGGGCGGCGGCAAGGAGAAGGCCGAGCGGCCCAAGGAGAAGATCGCCGCCGTGGTCCCCGACGTCGCGCGCGAGGCCACCGCCGCCATCCTGGGGCGCGCCGCCGGCCCGGTGAACCCGTCCGCCATCAAGGCCGCGATCGTGCGCCGCCAGCCCGACTTCGACGAGCGCGAGCACGGGTTCTCGTCCTTCAACCGGATGCTGGAGGCCATGGAGACCGAGGGCCTGCTCCGCCGCGAGCAGGGCGCCAAGGGCCAGTGGTACGTGGTCCCCGCGGCCTAGGCTCGCTCCCGTCACCGCGCGCCGGCGCGCTCCGCCCTAGCTTCTCGGGCAGGAGGCGCCATGGCGAAGGATCGGAACCCCGACCCGCGGCAGGGCGGCGCGAAGCCGCCCTACCCGAAGCAGCAGCAGGAGACGCCCGGCAGCGAGGCCGGCATGCGCCCGCGGCCGGACTTCGGCGAGCGGACCTATCGCGGGCACGGCCGCCTCCAGGACCGGGTCGCCATCGTCACCGGGGGTGACAGCGGCATCGGGCGCGCGGTGGCGCTCGCGTTCGCGCGCGAGGGCGCGCACGTCGTGATCTCGTACCTGTCCGAGCACGAGGACGCCGAGGAGACGCGGCGCGTGGTGGATGCGTCCGGGCGCACCGCCGTGCTGGTGGCCGGCGACCTCTCCGAGGACGCCCAGTGCGCGCGGGTGGTGCAGGCGGCCATCGAGCGCTTCGGCCGGCTGGACGTGCTCGTGAACAACGCCGCGTTCCAGGGGCGCGCGGTGGAGCGGTTCGAGGACCTCGACGCCGAGCGTGTCGAGTGGACGTTCCGGACGAACGTGGTGGCCATGTTCAACCTCGTCCGCCACGCCCTCCCCCACCTGAAGCCCGGCGCCGCGATCGTCAACACGACGTCGATCCAGGCGTACCACCCCAACCCGCAGATCCTGGACTACGCCGCCACCAAGGGCGCGATCCGGACGTTCACGCAGGGGCTCTCGAAGGAGCTGGCCGCGCGCGGCATCCGCGTGAACGGCGTCGCGCCCGGCCCGATCTGGACGCCGCTCATCCCGCAGTCCTTCCCGGACGAGAAGGTCGAGAAGCACGGCGAGAGCGCGCCCATGGAGCGCGCCGGCCAGCCGGCCGAGGTCGCGCCGGTGTTCGTGTTCCTCGCCTCCGACGACGCGCGCTACGTCAGCGGGGAGATCGTGGGCGTGACCGGGGGGTCGCCGCTGGCGTAGCGGCGTCGCCAGCGTCAGCGGGCGGCGTGCACGCCGGCGTCGCCGGCCGCGCCAGCGTCCAGCGCGACCACGACCTCGGCGCCGCCCAGCACGGCGGCCTCCGGCACCGCCGCGATCCGCGTCCGACCTCCGGAGACCACCTCGAACGCGCCCGCCTCGCTCGAGCCGTTCGCCCCGGTGGCGTACGGGACGCGCAGCCGCGCCCGGCCGTCGGGGCCCGCGCGCGCCTGCGTGCGCCAGCCGAACGTCCGGCCGGTGTTGCTGCGGACCTCGACCTCGGCGCGGATCTCGTCACCGGGGGACGCCCCGGTGACGGCGAGCCAGGCGCCGGGGACGAGGCCGAAGAGGGCGAAGGCGGGGCGCGGCGATGCGGCCGGATCGTCCGGCGCGGTCTCGCCCACGAGCCGGAACCCGCCCAGCGCCGGGAGCCCGTCGCCGGCGGAGCCGTCGCGCACGTGGAGGCGGTAGCTGACCATCGCACGGTACCGCTCGCCCTCCACCAGCACCCGGCCGGCGCGCCAGCCCCTGGAGACCGAGGCGACGCGCCGCTCGGGCGGGATCAGGTCCTGCAGGAAGAGCGCATCGCGCCGCGGATCCTCCACCAGCCAGACGCCCGCGCCGCGCGCCCGCAGCACCCGCTCCACCTCCTCCGGCTCGGTGGTCAGGTACGTCCGCACCGACTCCTCGAACGCCTCCGCGCCTCCCTCGACGCCGAACGGGTTCGCGAGCGCGGGACGTCGCGCGAGCGCGCGGACGTGGTGGCCCCAGTCCCACCGCGCGTAGACGGCGCGCTGGTGCGCCGGCGCGGGCAGTCCACGGAGCGACGCGAGGAGCGGGCCGGGCGTGACCGCCGCCGGCTGCCGCACGAAGCGCACGTACGACGCGAGCGCGTTCGCGGTGGTCGCCGCCACCCCGACCGCGAGGAACGCCGCGCCCCAGGCGCCGCGCGAGAGCCCGGGCAGCCGGCTCGCCTGGACGTGGCGCAGCCCGAGCCAGCACCAGACCGCGAGCGGCGCAGCGGCGTAGACGTCGAAGCGGTTGCGCGCCAGGGCGAGGGCGAACGCCAGCCCGCCCCAGGTGGCCAGGAGCAGGACCTCCGGCCGGCGCTCGGGTGCGGCCCTCCACCGCGCGCGGAGCGCCGCCGCGCCCGCCGCCGCGACCAGCGGCGCGAGCCCGAACCTCCCCACCGCGTCGGACAGGTCCGCCGCCAGCGGCCGCCCGCCGGAGAACAGGATCGGCGCGAACTCCGAGATGCTCGCGTACCACGGGCTGCCCCGGAGGAGCCCGGCCAGCCCGTGCTCCATCCCGCTCCGCAGCGGCGGGAGGGCGACCGCGAGGCAGAGCGGCGCGGCCACCGCGATCGCCACCTCGGCCGTGCGCCTTCCGCGGCCGGCGTCCGGCCGCAGCCGCCGGCCGAGCCACAGGATCGCGGCGAACAGGGCGGCCCCGGCGGTGACGAGCACGTGCAGCCCGCTCACGCCGCCGATCTCGAGGCGGAGGAGCGCCTCGCCGGGCGCGAGCGCCGCCACGGAGACCGCGAGCAGCGTCGCGCCGCCGGCGCAGCCCACTGCCATGGACGCGGCCGGCGCCTCGGCGCGCTCCGACGAGCCGGGCGCGACCACGTGCCACGCGGCGGCGTGCGCGGCCAGGAACACGAGGTCGAGGGTGCTCCCGAGCCAGCCCCACGCCGACGTGGCGATGGCGGCGCCGAGCGCCACCGAGGCCGCCGCCCGGCCCCGGAACGTGCGCTGCGCGAGGTACCGGGCGTGGGCGAGCAGGACGGCGATGGCGAGGAGCACCTCGAGGACGTGCTGGTCCGTCCGGCCCAGCGCCGAGTAGACGGCATGGCGAGCCGACAGCGCGAGGAGCAGCGCGACCCCGAGGGCCGCGTCGCCGCCCGCGAGCGCCGCCGCCAGCCACGCCACCAGCGGCACGGTCGCGACCCCGAGCGCGACCGGCACCCACGCCCCCGCGCGCGCGACCTCCGCCTCACCGGCGGCGCCGCCGCCGAGCACGAGCGCCGTCGCGGCCACCAGCTCGTCGAAGAGCGGCGGCCAGGGGACGTCGGTGCCCGCCCCGCCGCCGAGCTCGGCGTCGTGCCAGGGGACCCGCGGGAAGTCCCGGGCGATCTCCTCGGCCCGGAGCAGGTGGTAGAGGCAGTCGCCGTCGAACGGCCACCCGGCAGGATCGCGGCCGGCCACGCGCTCCCAGGTGGCCAGCC from Anaeromyxobacter dehalogenans 2CP-C includes:
- a CDS encoding RHS repeat domain-containing protein — encoded protein: MRRRPPGSPQPGFTSAAAADVSVEVNEVARYDARGNVIARAWGTTSTVYRYDGLDRLTNVDATSSAGAPAVSYVMRYDEDAGALGRLTSIADGSQTTSYVYDEVGLAFAYDDQSNVSAISHYDDAGAALTSTLCLVHDALGRLVLAGLAAPATGGPDVLACRSEADVREVIAQFTYDAHGRRVSRRDADGRWTYFTFDLEGNPSSEVVVSGDAWAPARDYVFLEGAPLVQVEYPGPTPNEGAPYFFHVDHLNRPRALTSASGQVVWKSNVLPSGEGTEQVEADSASGRVVVTNLRFPGQYDERLFAAAGIGGMQGPYYNWNRWYLPGVGRYLELDPLALAGGLNGEFGPDWYGYANQNPMRWTDSTGLYAEVCCRAVKGPLGTFGAKHCYLRTGGPSGDTTSYWAEWVNDDTPHVTGDLQPDWPAECHPIDPPNDPPTCGDKTPFDRCLEQTMKDCEQRRYSMWTFNCCDCVDYAIKMCRGGYSGPWPNNVGFSPGYQRLPGYEQLGSCQCGP
- a CDS encoding DUF1015 domain-containing protein → MATLSPFRALRPPAALAAQVASPPYDVVSTKEARALAAGNADSFLRVSRPEIDLPEGVDEHSDPVYAKGRENLDELVRRGVLRADPEPRLYVYAQRMGEHRQTGLVACASVDEYDRDVIKKHEKTRADKEDDRVRHIDTLSAHDEPVFLTYRAVPDIDTAIEEVKRAAPEYDLVTPDGVAHQLWVVPPALGARIEQLFRGVPALYVADGHHRSAAASRVHAARRGQPGEHGAFLAVVFPHDQMQILAYNRLVRDPQRRSPDALLEALRQVLDLEPAKDARPDHPLAFGVYLGGRWWHAHVRKGSFDASDPVKALDCSIAQDQLLEPLFGIRDPRTSKDVDFVGGIRGHQELERRVNEEGWSLALHLFPTRIEQLIAVSDAGKLMPPKSTWFEPKLRSGLFVHGF
- a CDS encoding CxxxxCH/CxxCH domain c-type cytochrome, yielding MASTHRAVLAALALLTSTAACDRARPTLGDAGADAGGGDCTTCHGDAARSEGNALLQAAPPLDAHGSASGPAVGAHQVHLHATAVSGPIACAECHAVPTQRLHSNGQVDLAFGALARASGASPAFAGGSCSGVYCHGATLSGGSLTAPAWGGAGPLGCGSCHGAPPPSHAAGATACASCHPGTVNTDGTLNLAGGLHLNGVVDVNRAHADGWSDPAQHGRAAKRDLASCTACHGADYAGGTSGVSCNGCHGGTAWQSNCTFCHGTKVAAYTAADLPSAAPPLGTQGETATTDRAVGAHRAHLDGGAIAGAVACAECHAVPADLGHLDGAAQVVFGAAAGRDGAAPAWSGTTCASTYCHGSIAGAAAPAPVWTSTAGTTCASCHLPQNGSGTSAYSGRHYLHVSSRGISCATCHGTGYTASAVAPATHVDGARQLQPIVGWNAASRSCAPGCHGGETW
- a CDS encoding CxxxxCH/CxxCH domain c-type cytochrome, whose protein sequence is MRSARITPLVLTLALLAACSARKVEEAAEAGSTCTRCHGGVDNLTGAPPRDAHGSLTGPKVGAHTAHLGAGVACETCHKVPSSVDDPDHIGPDTIKVRFGQAAKLGGASPTYAAGTGTLGGTCSSTYCHGSTLFAGGTTPNPSWNQPKPSAAERCQACHGNPPPSHSALATNCFQCHSDSVDANQQVKPGGKHVDGHVDIVALTACAGCHGDPSRTQDSPLVRAAPPVDTQGNVTGARVGAHLAHLRDGPLAKAFACSQCHVVPTDSAHASNGAPVVTFGPLASLNATPSYANGTCSGVYCHGGGTTPIGGGGLNVAPTWTQGSAGATCGSCHALVPPSPHPSVDRNGAPLGSLPQCSQCHPGTVNPDGSMFVANGLHVNGVVDQNVHPAGWLAPAGAQQPHGLAANFHDAAYPRGLDDCRSCHGADLNGGPGAGVSCNACHAANGQEAWQTSCTFCHGEPNRAQFAAAPPVDTQGHVAPSERGVGAHQTHLFGKQPTGAISNGVACGACHDGQPYADLAHVNGTVAVALKTPGGAAAGTFDAGAGTCASTYCHGGFRGGKAATPAWIATSVDCGSCHASQTGTDFSDAHATHVGAFKLSCGVCHSAAYAPGATPPAADKALHVNGLVDVAAAVNYDRTTHGCAVACHGPDRAWY
- a CDS encoding NYN domain-containing protein, with translation MRREHSDQRIALFIDFENLVTRTGLSAETFDLQPALDTLLEKGKVVFRRAYADWTRFSAATPRLHEKGVELVDVPPSTRAGKNGADMRLVIDALELAYLREHIDTFVIASGDSDFCPLAYKLRENDRTVIGMAVREATSPLFVKACDEFIYLRPGSRRRAEGGGKEKAERPKEKIAAVVPDVAREATAAILGRAAGPVNPSAIKAAIVRRQPDFDEREHGFSSFNRMLEAMETEGLLRREQGAKGQWYVVPAA
- a CDS encoding glucose 1-dehydrogenase — encoded protein: MAKDRNPDPRQGGAKPPYPKQQQETPGSEAGMRPRPDFGERTYRGHGRLQDRVAIVTGGDSGIGRAVALAFAREGAHVVISYLSEHEDAEETRRVVDASGRTAVLVAGDLSEDAQCARVVQAAIERFGRLDVLVNNAAFQGRAVERFEDLDAERVEWTFRTNVVAMFNLVRHALPHLKPGAAIVNTTSIQAYHPNPQILDYAATKGAIRTFTQGLSKELAARGIRVNGVAPGPIWTPLIPQSFPDEKVEKHGESAPMERAGQPAEVAPVFVFLASDDARYVSGEIVGVTGGSPLA